TTTCCCGGCGAGCGGGTTATTGATGCCGAAGAAGGCGCCACGGTGTTGTCGGAAACGAGAATCGGCGAGGGAACGCTTATTTTTTGCGGTTTACCCCTGCTGGAAATGATTCGCAATCTTGATCCTGATGCCATCAAGCTTTTTGCCAATCTTTTATTATATTCAAAAAAGTAGAAATTGGAGATGGTGATTTGGAACCGGCCTGCCAATAAGGCGTTTTAGTAATATTATGCCGAAGAATGAAAATAAAATCAAAGGGCGCTTCAGGGTTATCACGAAAAACCTGAAACAATATCGGTGGTATATCATTGTCGGCGGACTGGCCGTAGTTGCCTCCAACGGCTTGATGATGGTAAACCCGTATTTGATGAAGACCGCCTTTGATAAGCTCGAAAAAAAGGCCCCTTCCGGCGACCTGCTGAAAATAGCCCTTTTGATTGTACTGTTTTCGCTCGGTTCGGGCGTTTTTCGTTTTCTGATGCGCCGGACCATTATATGGATGTCCCGAAAATTCGAGTATAATCTTCGCGCCGATCTTTTTGCGCATCTTTTAAAACTCAATCCGACTTTCTATTATAATAACCGCACCGGCGACATCATGGCCCGGGCCACCAATGATATCGAAGCGGTAAGAATGATGGTCGGGCCCGGATTGATGCACATCGCGAACGGTTTTGTCTCGGCAGCGATCGCCATATCGCTGATGTTTTACCTGTCACCGGAACTGGCTTTATATTCGCTGATTCCATTGCCGCTTCTTTCGGTCGTGGTCAATCGCGTCGGACATGCGATTCATAAACGCTACGCAAAAATTCAGAATTATTTCGCGGTCCTGACTTCACGGGTCCAGGAAAACCTGGCCGGTGTCAGGGTGATACGCGCCTATAACCAGCAGCAGCCGGAAATTGATAATTTCTCAGGGCACAGCCAACACTACATTGCCCTCAATATGAACATGATTAAAATCCTGGCGCTGTCGATGCCGGTACTGTTTGCCATTGCAGGTACGGTCAATCTGTTCGTGCTTTATTTCGGAGGTAAAGCGGTCGTTGCCGGGACCATCAGCCTTGGCACCCTGGTCGCTTTCTTTGCGTATTTGTCGATGCTCATATGGCCGATGATTGCCATGGGCTGGGTGGTTTCTTTGTACCAGCGGGGAAAAGCCTCGCTCGACCGCATTAACAGGATTCTTGACACGACACCGGATGTTCAGTCGAAAGCCGGCTCGGATGTACGACGTGATTTGAAGGGTAAAATCGAATTTCGAAAACTCGATTTCGGCTACAACGGTAACGAGATTTTGCATGGTATAGATATTGTCATCGAGCCGGGAATGATGGTTGGCATTGTCGGGCCGACCGCATCGGGGAAATCCACACTGGTCTCGACGATCGCGCGGATCTTCCCGATTAAACGCGGCATGCTCTTTATCGATGATACCGATATAAATGACTGGGATCTCAATGCCCTGCGGCGGCAGATCGGTTTTGTTCCGCAGGAACCGTTCCTCTTTTCCGACACCCTGCGCAATAACATACTTTTTGGCGTTGATGACAGGAATCACGAACTGGCCACGACCGCGGCGGAAGCGGCTGTGATCGATGAAGAAATTCGAGAATTCCCCCATGGTTATGACACGGTTCTGGGCGAACGGGGTATCACCTTGTCCGGCGGGCAGAAGCAAAGAGTGGCTATTGCCCGTGCTATTGCCACCGCGCCGAAAATTCTGATTCTGGATGATGCCACCAGCGCCGTCGATACCGAGACCGAACATCTTATCAATCTCAGGATGCGGTCCGAACTCAGTAAGAGAACGTCGATTATCATATCGCACCGGGCCTCGGCCGTTAAGGATGCCGATATGATTCTTTATCTGGAGGATGGCCGAATAATCGAATCGGGCAATCACGGCGAATTAATGAGCCGGAAAGGGAAGTACGCCACTTTGTATCAGGCGCAGTTAATCGAGGAAGAATTGAAGAAGATGTAGCATGGCCGATTATAACAATTATCATGAAGAGG
Above is a genomic segment from candidate division Zixibacteria bacterium HGW-Zixibacteria-1 containing:
- a CDS encoding ABC transporter ATP-binding protein, which produces MPKNENKIKGRFRVITKNLKQYRWYIIVGGLAVVASNGLMMVNPYLMKTAFDKLEKKAPSGDLLKIALLIVLFSLGSGVFRFLMRRTIIWMSRKFEYNLRADLFAHLLKLNPTFYYNNRTGDIMARATNDIEAVRMMVGPGLMHIANGFVSAAIAISLMFYLSPELALYSLIPLPLLSVVVNRVGHAIHKRYAKIQNYFAVLTSRVQENLAGVRVIRAYNQQQPEIDNFSGHSQHYIALNMNMIKILALSMPVLFAIAGTVNLFVLYFGGKAVVAGTISLGTLVAFFAYLSMLIWPMIAMGWVVSLYQRGKASLDRINRILDTTPDVQSKAGSDVRRDLKGKIEFRKLDFGYNGNEILHGIDIVIEPGMMVGIVGPTASGKSTLVSTIARIFPIKRGMLFIDDTDINDWDLNALRRQIGFVPQEPFLFSDTLRNNILFGVDDRNHELATTAAEAAVIDEEIREFPHGYDTVLGERGITLSGGQKQRVAIARAIATAPKILILDDATSAVDTETEHLINLRMRSELSKRTSIIISHRASAVKDADMILYLEDGRIIESGNHGELMSRKGKYATLYQAQLIEEELKKM